A single genomic interval of Prionailurus viverrinus isolate Anna chromosome A2, UM_Priviv_1.0, whole genome shotgun sequence harbors:
- the CPNE9 gene encoding copine-9 isoform X1 has product MSLSGASERSVPATKIEITVSCRNLLDLDTFSKSDPMVVLYTQSRASQEWREFGRTEVIDNTLNPDFVRKFVLDYFFEEKQNLRFDVYNVDSKTNISKTDFLGQAFLALGEVIGGQGSRVERPLTGVPGKKCGTILLTAEELSNCRDIATMQLCANKLDKKDFFGKSDPFLVFYRSNEDGTFTICHKTEVVKNTLNPVWQPFSIPVRALCNGDYDRTVKIDVYDWDRDGSHDFIGEFTTSYRELSKAQNQFTVYEVLNPRKKCKKKKYVNSGTVTLLSFSVDSEFTFVDYIKGGTQLNFTVAIDFTASNGNPLQPTSLHYMSPYQLSAYAMALKAVGEIIQDYDSDKLFPAYGFGAKLPPEGRISHQFPLNNNDEDPNCAGIEGVLESYFQSLRTVQLYGPTYFAPVINQVARAAAKISDGSQYYVLLIITDGVISDMTQTKEAIVSASSLPMSIIIVGVGPAMFEAMEELDGDDVRVSSRGRYAERDIVQFVPFRDYVDRSGNQVLSMARLAKDVLAEIPEQLLSYMRTRDIQPRPPPPANSSPTPAPEQP; this is encoded by the exons ATGTCTCTCAGCGGAGCCTCTGAGCGCAGCGTCCCGGCCACCAAGATTGAAATTACCGTGTCCTGCCG gAATCTGCTGGACCTCGACACCTTCTCCAAGTCCGATCCCA TGGTGGTGCTTTACACGCAGAGCCGGGCGAGCCAGGAATGGCGAGAG TTCGGACGGACAGAGGTGATCGACAACACGTTAAACCCAGACTTCGTGCGCAAATTTGTCCTCGACTACttctttgaggaaaaacaaaatctgcGCTTTGATGT GTACAATGTTGATTCCAAAACCAACATCTCCAAAACG GATTTCCTTGGACAAGCGTTCCTGGCTCTGGGAGAGGTGATCGGAGGCCAGGGCAGCCGTGTAGAGCGACCCCTCAC GGGTGTACCAGGCAAGAAGTGTGGGACCATATTGCTGACTGCAGAGGAGCTTAGCAATTGTCGG GACATTGCCACCATGCAGCTGTGTGCAAACAAGCTGGACAAGAAGGATTTCTTTGGGAAATCAGATCCCTTCCTTGTGTTCTATAGGAGCAATGAGGATGGCAC GTTCACCATCTGCCACAAGACGGAGGTTGTGAAAAACACACTGAATCCTGTGTGGCAACCCTTCAGCATCCCTGTGCGGGCACTGTGCAATGGAGACTATGACAG AACAGTGAAGATTGATGTGTATGACTGGGACCGGGATGGAAG CCATGACTTCATTGGTGAGTTCACCACCAGCTACCGGGAGCTGAGCAAGGCCCAGAACCAGTTCACAGTGTATGAG GTACTTAACCCTCGGAAGAAATGTAAGAAGAAGAAATATgtcaactcaggaact GTGACGCTGCTCTCCTTCTCTGTGGACTCTGAATTCACTTTTGTTGATTACATCAAGGGAGG GACACAGCTGAACTTCACAGTTGCCATTGACTTCACAGCTTCTAATG GGAATCCTCTGCAGCCCACCTCCCTGCACTACATGAGTCCCTACCAACTCAGCGCCTACGCCATGGCCCTCAAGGCAGTGGGAGAAATCATCCAGGACTATGACAGTGACAAGCTCTTCCCAGCCTATGGCTTTGGAGCCAAGCTGCCTCCAGAAGGACGGATCTCCCACCAGTTCCCCCTG AACAACAATGATGAGGACCCCAACTGTGCAGGCATCGAGGGCGTGCTGGAGAGCTACTTCCAGAGCCTGCGCACAGTCCAGCTCTATGGGCCCACCTACTTTGCTCCTGTCATCAACCAGGTAGCCAG GGCTGCAGCCAAGATCTCTGATGGTTCCCAGTACTACGTTCTGCTCATCATCACTGACGGGGTCATCTCTGACATGACGCAGACCAAGGAGGCCATTGTCAGT GCCTCCTCACTGCCCATGTCTATCATTATTGTTGGTGTGGGACCAGCCATGTTTGAAG CAATGGAAGAGCTGGATGGTGATGACGTGCGCGTGTCCTCTAGGGGACGCTATGCAGAGCGGGACATCGTTCAG TTCGTCCCCTTCCGAGACTATGTTGACCGGTCCGGAAACCAGGTGCTGAGTATGGCCCGACTAGCCAAGGACGTGCTGGCCGAAATCCCAGAGCAGCTGCTGTCCTATATGCGCACCAGGGATATCCAGCCTCGCCCTCCACCTCCTGCCAACTCCAGCCCAACCCCAGCTCCAGAACAGCCCTGA
- the CPNE9 gene encoding copine-9 isoform X2, producing the protein MQLCANKLDKKDFFGKSDPFLVFYRSNEDGTFTICHKTEVVKNTLNPVWQPFSIPVRALCNGDYDRTVKIDVYDWDRDGSHDFIGEFTTSYRELSKAQNQFTVYEVLNPRKKCKKKKYVNSGTVTLLSFSVDSEFTFVDYIKGGTQLNFTVAIDFTASNGNPLQPTSLHYMSPYQLSAYAMALKAVGEIIQDYDSDKLFPAYGFGAKLPPEGRISHQFPLNNNDEDPNCAGIEGVLESYFQSLRTVQLYGPTYFAPVINQVARAAAKISDGSQYYVLLIITDGVISDMTQTKEAIVSASSLPMSIIIVGVGPAMFEAMEELDGDDVRVSSRGRYAERDIVQFVPFRDYVDRSGNQVLSMARLAKDVLAEIPEQLLSYMRTRDIQPRPPPPANSSPTPAPEQP; encoded by the exons ATGCAGCTGTGTGCAAACAAGCTGGACAAGAAGGATTTCTTTGGGAAATCAGATCCCTTCCTTGTGTTCTATAGGAGCAATGAGGATGGCAC GTTCACCATCTGCCACAAGACGGAGGTTGTGAAAAACACACTGAATCCTGTGTGGCAACCCTTCAGCATCCCTGTGCGGGCACTGTGCAATGGAGACTATGACAG AACAGTGAAGATTGATGTGTATGACTGGGACCGGGATGGAAG CCATGACTTCATTGGTGAGTTCACCACCAGCTACCGGGAGCTGAGCAAGGCCCAGAACCAGTTCACAGTGTATGAG GTACTTAACCCTCGGAAGAAATGTAAGAAGAAGAAATATgtcaactcaggaact GTGACGCTGCTCTCCTTCTCTGTGGACTCTGAATTCACTTTTGTTGATTACATCAAGGGAGG GACACAGCTGAACTTCACAGTTGCCATTGACTTCACAGCTTCTAATG GGAATCCTCTGCAGCCCACCTCCCTGCACTACATGAGTCCCTACCAACTCAGCGCCTACGCCATGGCCCTCAAGGCAGTGGGAGAAATCATCCAGGACTATGACAGTGACAAGCTCTTCCCAGCCTATGGCTTTGGAGCCAAGCTGCCTCCAGAAGGACGGATCTCCCACCAGTTCCCCCTG AACAACAATGATGAGGACCCCAACTGTGCAGGCATCGAGGGCGTGCTGGAGAGCTACTTCCAGAGCCTGCGCACAGTCCAGCTCTATGGGCCCACCTACTTTGCTCCTGTCATCAACCAGGTAGCCAG GGCTGCAGCCAAGATCTCTGATGGTTCCCAGTACTACGTTCTGCTCATCATCACTGACGGGGTCATCTCTGACATGACGCAGACCAAGGAGGCCATTGTCAGT GCCTCCTCACTGCCCATGTCTATCATTATTGTTGGTGTGGGACCAGCCATGTTTGAAG CAATGGAAGAGCTGGATGGTGATGACGTGCGCGTGTCCTCTAGGGGACGCTATGCAGAGCGGGACATCGTTCAG TTCGTCCCCTTCCGAGACTATGTTGACCGGTCCGGAAACCAGGTGCTGAGTATGGCCCGACTAGCCAAGGACGTGCTGGCCGAAATCCCAGAGCAGCTGCTGTCCTATATGCGCACCAGGGATATCCAGCCTCGCCCTCCACCTCCTGCCAACTCCAGCCCAACCCCAGCTCCAGAACAGCCCTGA
- the CPNE9 gene encoding copine-9 isoform X3, giving the protein MRYLTLGRNVRRRNMSTQELTQLNFTVAIDFTASNGNPLQPTSLHYMSPYQLSAYAMALKAVGEIIQDYDSDKLFPAYGFGAKLPPEGRISHQFPLNNNDEDPNCAGIEGVLESYFQSLRTVQLYGPTYFAPVINQVARAAAKISDGSQYYVLLIITDGVISDMTQTKEAIVSASSLPMSIIIVGVGPAMFEAMEELDGDDVRVSSRGRYAERDIVQFVPFRDYVDRSGNQVLSMARLAKDVLAEIPEQLLSYMRTRDIQPRPPPPANSSPTPAPEQP; this is encoded by the exons ATGAG GTACTTAACCCTCGGAAGAAATGTAAGAAGAAGAAATATgtcaactcaggaact GACACAGCTGAACTTCACAGTTGCCATTGACTTCACAGCTTCTAATG GGAATCCTCTGCAGCCCACCTCCCTGCACTACATGAGTCCCTACCAACTCAGCGCCTACGCCATGGCCCTCAAGGCAGTGGGAGAAATCATCCAGGACTATGACAGTGACAAGCTCTTCCCAGCCTATGGCTTTGGAGCCAAGCTGCCTCCAGAAGGACGGATCTCCCACCAGTTCCCCCTG AACAACAATGATGAGGACCCCAACTGTGCAGGCATCGAGGGCGTGCTGGAGAGCTACTTCCAGAGCCTGCGCACAGTCCAGCTCTATGGGCCCACCTACTTTGCTCCTGTCATCAACCAGGTAGCCAG GGCTGCAGCCAAGATCTCTGATGGTTCCCAGTACTACGTTCTGCTCATCATCACTGACGGGGTCATCTCTGACATGACGCAGACCAAGGAGGCCATTGTCAGT GCCTCCTCACTGCCCATGTCTATCATTATTGTTGGTGTGGGACCAGCCATGTTTGAAG CAATGGAAGAGCTGGATGGTGATGACGTGCGCGTGTCCTCTAGGGGACGCTATGCAGAGCGGGACATCGTTCAG TTCGTCCCCTTCCGAGACTATGTTGACCGGTCCGGAAACCAGGTGCTGAGTATGGCCCGACTAGCCAAGGACGTGCTGGCCGAAATCCCAGAGCAGCTGCTGTCCTATATGCGCACCAGGGATATCCAGCCTCGCCCTCCACCTCCTGCCAACTCCAGCCCAACCCCAGCTCCAGAACAGCCCTGA